A window of the Pyrinomonadaceae bacterium genome harbors these coding sequences:
- a CDS encoding NADH-quinone oxidoreductase subunit M: protein MIKNNILSIIVWLPALGGLLILVLIKKDRSDLIKKFATGWLVFDFIVSLWLLTYNRGVGGFQFLEDHQWIPIIGARYQMGIDGVSVLLIVLTTFLGVLAALSSWNYIAKREKEYYILLLVLQTMVLGVFTSLDLFLFYLFFEVGLVPMYFLIGIWGGENRLYAAIKFFLYTLVGSVVMLLGVLKMYFLTQDTALTSQIAPATMNLLAGNPEAAGLVANTLQQAAIHGTGTFNILYLQAIGSVMPMGTLQVLLFFTFALGFAIKVPMWPFHTWLPDAHVEAPTAGSVILAGVLLKLGTYGFYRFNLPMFPKASMDEAYFGRFGVRSVMVFLAIVSIIYGALAAMYFVVKKDGDVKKLVAYSSVSSMGIVMLGLFSLNPNGINGGVMQMINHGIYSGALFLLVGIIYERRHTRNVAEFGGLSHIMPAYSAIFLVMTMTAIGLPLLAVFISEFLALRGAFEASPWWAGWAALGIILNAGYMLWLYQRMFFGEVTNEKNKLLPDLSGREWAYMMPLVLMSLWIGIYPSPFIRYIEKPVNAVVKQIKPDYKIPGEPTPRTVQVEPQPHK from the coding sequence GTGATCAAGAACAATATTCTCTCCATCATTGTCTGGTTGCCGGCGCTCGGCGGACTTTTGATTCTCGTCTTGATCAAAAAAGATCGCAGCGATCTGATCAAGAAGTTCGCGACCGGTTGGCTGGTATTCGATTTCATCGTTTCGCTTTGGTTGCTCACATACAACCGCGGCGTAGGTGGATTTCAGTTCCTCGAAGACCACCAATGGATCCCGATCATTGGCGCGCGTTACCAGATGGGCATTGACGGTGTGTCCGTCTTGTTGATTGTGCTGACGACTTTTCTCGGCGTGCTGGCAGCATTGTCGTCATGGAACTACATCGCCAAGCGCGAAAAGGAATACTACATTCTGCTGCTTGTCTTGCAGACGATGGTCCTGGGCGTTTTCACTTCGCTTGATCTGTTTCTCTTCTACTTGTTCTTCGAAGTCGGTCTCGTCCCGATGTATTTCCTGATCGGAATCTGGGGTGGAGAGAACCGGCTGTACGCGGCGATCAAGTTCTTTCTCTACACCCTGGTCGGCTCGGTCGTGATGCTGCTGGGCGTTTTGAAGATGTATTTCCTGACGCAGGACACGGCACTGACCTCGCAAATCGCGCCGGCGACGATGAATCTGCTGGCGGGAAATCCGGAGGCAGCCGGGTTAGTCGCGAACACTTTGCAACAGGCCGCCATACACGGCACCGGGACTTTCAACATTCTCTACCTGCAGGCGATCGGTTCAGTCATGCCGATGGGAACTTTGCAGGTGCTTCTGTTCTTCACGTTCGCGTTGGGATTCGCGATCAAAGTTCCCATGTGGCCGTTTCACACCTGGCTGCCTGACGCGCACGTCGAAGCGCCCACCGCGGGTTCCGTCATTCTCGCCGGCGTGCTGCTGAAGCTTGGCACATACGGTTTCTATCGCTTCAATTTGCCGATGTTTCCCAAAGCCTCGATGGACGAAGCTTACTTCGGCCGTTTCGGCGTGCGCAGCGTGATGGTTTTTCTGGCGATCGTCTCGATCATCTACGGCGCGCTGGCCGCGATGTATTTCGTGGTGAAGAAAGACGGTGATGTGAAGAAGCTGGTCGCATATTCATCTGTTTCATCGATGGGCATTGTGATGCTGGGACTCTTCTCACTAAATCCAAATGGCATCAACGGCGGGGTGATGCAGATGATCAATCACGGCATCTACTCCGGCGCCTTGTTCCTGCTGGTCGGCATCATTTACGAACGGCGGCACACGCGCAATGTGGCTGAGTTCGGCGGCCTGTCGCACATCATGCCGGCATACTCAGCGATATTCTTAGTGATGACGATGACCGCGATTGGTCTGCCGCTGCTGGCCGTGTTCATTTCTGAGTTTCTGGCATTAAGAGGCGCATTCGAAGCGAGTCCGTGGTGGGCCGGCTGGGCCGCACTCGGAATCATCCTGAATGCGGGTTACATGCTCTGGCTGTATCAGCGGATGTTCTTTGGTGAAGTAACGAACGAAAAGAACAAGCTGCTGCCGGATCTGAGCGGTCGCGAATGGGCTTACATGATGCCATTGGTTCTGATGTCACTGTGGATTGGCATCTATCCGTCTCCGTTCATTCGCTATATCGAAAAGCCGGTGAACGCTGTGGTCAAACAGATCAAGCCGGATTACAAGATTCCCGGTGAGCCAACGCCGCGGACGGTGCAGGTTGAGCCGCAGCCACACAAATGA
- the nuoL gene encoding NADH-quinone oxidoreductase subunit L, whose product MHKYIWLVPLLPLIGAAINGLFGRRFRFPEKLIGGIAVGSIALSFLITVAAVYSYGFSGNALWPNPYVTTQTSFTWINGGAVRQSLGQQHSAPAAAAETHGESTTAPVQPQTESSGSLLNIEWSYQLDPLSAVFMLIVTGVGLCIFVFATGYMHGDPGFYRFFAYMGLFMFSMLVLVMGSNFVMMFVGWEGVGLCSYLLIGYYFNREEAANASRKAFITNRIGDFGFILAIFGIIATFGSAQYTDVIQRAAGYPVETLGHWGLMSWIALGLMIGACGKSAQFPLHVWLPDAMAGPTPVSALIHAATMVTAGLYMLTRTNVIFQHSQTMMLVVAIIGAFTAIFAATIGITQNDIKKVLAYSTVSQLGFMFLACGVGAFVIGIFHVMTHAFFKALMFLGAGSVIHGMHHEQDMRHMGGLKKYMPYTYLTFLAGWLAICGIIPFSGFWSKDEILWKTASTDVVPIGWLLWIVGTIAATCTAFYMTRLVAMTFWGKYRGHGDAETGGHGEHHGDHHAHVPHESPKSMWVPLVVLAILATVGGFVGISTAFTGGKHVGGRLNIVNWMNPIIWNPATHSFGDEHAETPAQAKPETAAAADHGETKPAADAHAEVAHPGFNLAHSVEKVVGSHTAAEWVFILISLIVAGVGIALGVLFYLKKPGLADVWAKRLRPLYVASYNKYWIDEFFGLTVTRRTMDLARAVYTFDSKVVDGVVNGLAGVTRLTSRITGGTDKYFVDGMVNAIANFVVRLMSPIVRAAQTGFIQNYALVMVIGLLIAVSVYLIKAF is encoded by the coding sequence ATGCATAAATACATCTGGCTAGTTCCGCTGCTACCGCTTATCGGCGCCGCCATCAACGGCCTCTTCGGCCGTAGGTTTCGGTTTCCGGAAAAGCTGATCGGCGGAATTGCCGTCGGCTCGATTGCGCTCTCATTTTTGATCACAGTCGCAGCCGTGTACTCGTATGGGTTTAGCGGGAATGCGCTCTGGCCGAATCCTTACGTCACTACGCAAACTAGCTTCACTTGGATTAACGGAGGAGCTGTTCGTCAAAGCCTCGGACAGCAGCACTCGGCACCAGCGGCCGCTGCCGAAACTCACGGCGAATCGACTACAGCGCCGGTTCAACCTCAGACCGAAAGCTCAGGTTCATTACTCAACATTGAGTGGAGTTACCAGCTCGATCCTTTGTCAGCAGTTTTCATGCTGATTGTGACCGGCGTCGGCTTATGCATCTTCGTTTTCGCGACCGGTTACATGCACGGAGACCCGGGATTCTACCGGTTCTTTGCTTACATGGGCCTGTTCATGTTTTCGATGCTCGTGCTGGTGATGGGCTCGAACTTCGTGATGATGTTCGTCGGCTGGGAGGGCGTGGGTCTCTGCTCGTATCTGCTGATCGGTTACTACTTCAATCGCGAAGAAGCGGCGAATGCTTCGCGAAAAGCATTCATCACGAATCGCATCGGCGACTTTGGTTTTATCCTGGCTATCTTCGGCATCATCGCCACGTTTGGCAGCGCGCAATACACGGACGTTATTCAAAGAGCCGCGGGTTATCCGGTTGAAACGCTCGGGCATTGGGGGCTGATGTCCTGGATTGCCTTGGGCCTGATGATTGGCGCGTGCGGCAAGTCTGCGCAGTTTCCTCTGCATGTTTGGCTGCCTGATGCCATGGCGGGCCCGACACCGGTGTCGGCGCTGATTCACGCGGCGACGATGGTGACGGCGGGCTTGTACATGCTGACGCGCACGAACGTCATCTTTCAGCACTCGCAGACGATGATGCTGGTGGTCGCAATCATCGGCGCGTTCACCGCAATCTTCGCCGCGACGATCGGCATCACGCAAAACGATATCAAGAAGGTTCTCGCTTACTCGACCGTCTCGCAGCTCGGCTTCATGTTCCTCGCCTGCGGTGTCGGCGCGTTTGTGATCGGCATCTTCCACGTGATGACGCATGCTTTTTTCAAAGCCCTGATGTTCCTCGGCGCGGGCTCAGTCATTCACGGCATGCATCACGAGCAGGACATGCGGCACATGGGCGGCCTGAAGAAGTACATGCCGTACACGTACCTGACGTTTCTCGCCGGCTGGCTGGCGATCTGCGGCATCATTCCGTTCAGCGGTTTCTGGTCGAAAGATGAGATTCTTTGGAAGACGGCTTCGACGGACGTCGTGCCGATCGGTTGGCTGCTGTGGATTGTCGGCACCATCGCCGCGACCTGCACCGCGTTTTACATGACGCGTCTGGTGGCGATGACGTTCTGGGGCAAGTACAGAGGACACGGAGACGCCGAGACCGGGGGACACGGCGAGCACCATGGCGATCATCACGCGCATGTTCCGCACGAGTCTCCAAAATCGATGTGGGTGCCGTTAGTCGTCCTGGCGATTCTCGCGACCGTCGGTGGATTCGTCGGCATCAGCACCGCGTTCACCGGTGGCAAACATGTCGGTGGGAGGCTGAACATCGTCAACTGGATGAATCCCATCATCTGGAATCCGGCGACACATTCATTCGGCGATGAGCATGCGGAAACGCCCGCTCAAGCAAAGCCGGAAACAGCGGCTGCTGCTGATCACGGAGAGACTAAACCCGCTGCAGACGCGCATGCGGAAGTTGCGCATCCGGGATTCAATCTCGCTCATTCAGTCGAAAAAGTAGTCGGCAGTCACACGGCCGCCGAGTGGGTCTTCATCCTTATTTCATTGATCGTCGCCGGCGTCGGCATCGCCCTGGGTGTTTTGTTTTACCTCAAGAAGCCCGGCCTGGCTGACGTCTGGGCGAAGCGACTCAGGCCTTTGTATGTGGCCAGCTACAACAAGTACTGGATCGATGAGTTTTTCGGCCTGACTGTGACGCGGCGCACGATGGATCTGGCGCGCGCGGTCTATACGTTCGATTCGAAAGTCGTCGATGGAGTCGTGAACGGCCTGGCCGGAGTAACGCGTTTGACGAGCCGGATTACCGGCGGCACTGATAAATATTTCGTTGATGGCATGGTCAACGCGATCGCGAATTTCGTGGTCCGCCTGATGTCGCCGATTGTGCGCGCAGCGCAGACTGGTTTTATCCAAAACTATGCTTTGGTGATGGTGATCGGGTTGCTGATTGCCGTTAGTGTTTATTTGATTAAGGCGTTTTAG
- the nuoK gene encoding NADH-quinone oxidoreductase subunit NuoK, producing MVAFASILALFLQAASDSRMSAAMESIKHPDLSKFLVIGAILFIIGVAGVLVRRNIIVIFMSIELILNAANLNFIAFSRYLADTGGANPLSGQVFTVFVIVVAAAEAAIGLGIVIALYRNRETIWVDEIDLMKW from the coding sequence ATGGTCGCGTTCGCTTCGATACTCGCGCTGTTTTTGCAGGCTGCATCCGACAGTCGCATGTCGGCAGCAATGGAAAGCATCAAGCATCCGGACCTGTCAAAGTTTCTCGTCATTGGCGCGATCCTTTTCATCATCGGCGTGGCCGGCGTGCTCGTGCGGCGCAACATCATCGTCATCTTCATGTCGATCGAGCTGATTCTGAACGCCGCGAATCTGAACTTCATCGCTTTCTCGCGTTACCTGGCAGACACCGGCGGCGCGAACCCGCTTTCCGGACAAGTGTTCACGGTTTTCGTCATCGTCGTGGCCGCGGCCGAAGCAGCGATCGGACTCGGTATCGTGATCGCGCTCTATCGCAATCGCGAAACGATCTGGGTTGATGAGATTGATTTGATGAAGTGGTGA
- a CDS encoding NADH-quinone oxidoreductase subunit J has product MVLSGWESVFFWIFAIGAILAGLLTVMARNAVHSALFLISSLVSIAALFILLGAEFIAGVQILVYVGGVMVLFLFVIMLVNVGAEERGTAAIFNKPPQVAAALIFSVLLVMGLLFAINRGYLGLQKRDSAKLEQSAETRQTQQQNLQSGATGVSQISADTEGVGRNLYTYAALPFEIASVLLLVAIIGSVMLARTLKQEVAADDVDPEVVGRAKSSEPEATS; this is encoded by the coding sequence ATGGTTCTTTCTGGTTGGGAAAGCGTCTTTTTCTGGATCTTCGCGATCGGTGCGATTCTGGCGGGGCTGTTGACCGTCATGGCGCGCAACGCGGTGCATTCTGCGCTCTTCCTAATCTCCTCGCTTGTTTCGATCGCGGCACTCTTCATCCTGCTCGGCGCGGAGTTCATCGCCGGGGTGCAGATTCTGGTTTACGTCGGCGGTGTGATGGTGCTGTTCCTGTTCGTCATCATGCTGGTCAACGTCGGCGCGGAAGAGCGGGGCACGGCGGCAATCTTTAATAAGCCGCCGCAGGTTGCCGCGGCGCTCATCTTCTCGGTGCTGCTTGTCATGGGATTGCTGTTTGCAATCAACCGCGGCTACCTGGGTTTACAAAAACGAGACTCCGCGAAACTGGAACAGTCTGCGGAAACCCGGCAAACCCAACAGCAAAACCTTCAGTCCGGCGCCACCGGAGTCAGTCAAATAAGCGCAGACACTGAAGGCGTCGGCCGAAACCTGTACACCTACGCAGCCTTGCCGTTTGAGATTGCGAGCGTGCTGTTGCTGGTCGCCATTATTGGCTCAGTAATGCTGGCGCGTACGTTGAAACAGGAAGTTGCCGCCGATGATGTTGATCCCGAGGTCGTGGGCCGGGCCAAATCTTCAGAACCGGAGGCGACGAGTTAA
- a CDS encoding NADH-quinone oxidoreductase subunit I has protein sequence MPLVPVPKPTLIQKLKRFFMVDLIKGLAMTLGFNIGALTSRDSVAGKGIYTEQYPKVRPDVAPRFHGAPRLNMDPETHDTLCIACNLCALACPEDCIDVLAMDVEITVAGKPRRKKVLDEFIFDTSRCMFCALCQEACPTYCLELTQDFELATYSRAGFVWNREMLEQGRETVKYES, from the coding sequence ATGCCACTAGTTCCTGTTCCCAAACCGACGTTAATTCAGAAGCTGAAACGCTTCTTCATGGTCGATCTGATAAAAGGACTGGCCATGACGCTCGGCTTCAATATCGGTGCGCTGACTTCGCGGGACTCGGTTGCCGGGAAGGGAATTTACACTGAGCAGTATCCGAAGGTACGTCCGGATGTGGCGCCGCGCTTTCATGGCGCGCCGCGGCTGAACATGGATCCGGAGACGCACGACACGCTCTGCATTGCCTGCAACCTGTGCGCGCTCGCGTGTCCCGAGGACTGCATCGACGTGCTGGCGATGGACGTCGAGATCACTGTCGCGGGCAAACCGCGTCGCAAAAAAGTTCTCGACGAATTTATCTTCGACACATCGCGTTGCATGTTCTGCGCCCTCTGTCAGGAAGCCTGTCCGACATACTGTCTTGAGCTGACACAGGATTTTGAACTCGCTACCTATTCGCGGGCGGGTTTCGTTTGGAATCGCGAGATGCTGGAACAGGGCAGAGAGACGGTTAAATACGAGTCCTGA
- the nuoH gene encoding NADH-quinone oxidoreductase subunit NuoH, which yields MIFLFAAPTFIDSLLLKFFSEQTVNYVVWPFLQIGLVVTITTGWVAYATYLERKISAFMQARLGPMRVGPWGLLQPIADGLKLLTKEDFVPGNADRWVFFIAPYIAVVAAFVVMAVVPFGPDWAVITDVNIGVLFVLAVSSVGVLALILAGWSSNSKYALMGALRSSAQMVSYEVSMGMAIIGALMFARTLSLSGIVSAQGSDSMWFVLYQPVGFVIFLIAGIAENNRAPFDLPEAESELVAGFHTEYSGFRWSLFFMAEYAAMVVVTAVATTLYLGGWYFPFVYGLTEAKGYHNAYVAISVIVFLAKMGILLYGYFWLRWTLPRFRYDQLMDIGWKWMIPAALINIVGTALGVGVIQGLDGYRGMNTIDSLDRGLGLTGTGKAIAIGFGIVNLLLTAGILSLINRRSRDFNLKKQRRQIRLVDLPKGKPAVVPVSSPESV from the coding sequence ATGATTTTTCTTTTCGCAGCACCGACATTCATCGACAGCCTGCTCCTGAAATTTTTCAGCGAGCAGACGGTGAACTACGTTGTCTGGCCGTTCTTGCAGATTGGCCTGGTGGTGACGATCACCACCGGCTGGGTGGCCTACGCGACGTATCTGGAAAGAAAAATTTCGGCGTTCATGCAAGCGCGCCTTGGTCCGATGCGCGTCGGCCCGTGGGGCTTGCTGCAACCGATCGCTGACGGCTTGAAACTGCTGACGAAAGAAGATTTCGTTCCCGGAAACGCCGACCGTTGGGTCTTTTTCATTGCGCCTTACATTGCGGTCGTAGCCGCCTTCGTGGTGATGGCCGTCGTGCCGTTCGGGCCTGATTGGGCCGTGATCACAGACGTCAACATCGGCGTGCTGTTCGTGCTGGCGGTTTCCAGCGTCGGCGTGCTGGCTCTGATTCTGGCGGGCTGGTCATCCAATTCGAAGTACGCGCTGATGGGGGCATTGCGTTCGAGTGCGCAGATGGTCTCGTACGAAGTTTCGATGGGGATGGCGATTATCGGCGCGTTGATGTTCGCGCGCACGTTGTCATTGTCGGGCATCGTTAGCGCGCAGGGGTCCGATTCGATGTGGTTCGTGCTTTATCAGCCGGTTGGTTTTGTAATCTTCCTGATCGCCGGCATCGCCGAAAACAATCGCGCGCCGTTTGATTTGCCGGAAGCCGAATCGGAACTGGTCGCCGGCTTTCACACTGAGTACTCAGGCTTTCGCTGGTCGCTCTTCTTCATGGCTGAGTACGCGGCGATGGTCGTGGTCACGGCCGTCGCAACGACGCTGTATCTCGGCGGCTGGTACTTTCCGTTCGTGTATGGCTTGACCGAAGCGAAGGGTTATCACAACGCCTACGTCGCGATCAGCGTGATCGTGTTCCTCGCGAAAATGGGAATTCTGCTCTACGGCTATTTTTGGCTGCGTTGGACGCTACCGCGCTTTCGCTACGATCAGTTGATGGATATTGGCTGGAAGTGGATGATCCCCGCCGCGCTCATCAATATTGTAGGGACCGCACTTGGGGTAGGCGTCATTCAGGGCCTGGACGGCTATCGTGGGATGAATACGATCGATTCCCTGGACAGGGGACTGGGCTTGACCGGGACCGGCAAAGCCATCGCGATTGGATTCGGTATCGTGAATCTCTTGTTGACGGCCGGCATCCTGTCATTAATAAATAGGCGGTCGCGCGATTTTAATCTGAAGAAGCAGCGGCGGCAGATTCGTCTGGTTGATCTGCCCAAGGGGAAGCCGGCGGTTGTGCCGGTGAGTAGCCCTGAATCCGTTTAG
- a CDS encoding NADH-quinone oxidoreductase subunit D, protein MHQVEIATTRESLLDAPEMTLNMGPQHPSTHGVLRVILKLDGETVIDLDCDIGYLHRGMEKIAENRMYTMIAPYWDRLDYIAAVSNGLVWVETVEQMMGLDVPPRAHYLRTILTELNRIASHLLWLGTHALDIGAVTILLWAFREREEILKIFERQFGARLTCHAWRVGGMPNDAYDDFEADVRQFIGNISGRLDEYETVLSENRIWLSRTVGIGVISGEDAIAIGLSGPALRGSGVAWDIRKSRPYAAYADMDFEVPLGENGDTYDRYLVRMEEMRQSRRIIEQAMDKLPDGPVNAKVPKLIKPPVGDYYHSIEGPKGEIGCYLVSDGTQQPWRMRVRPPCFINLQSLKKLCIGHLVADVVAIIGTLDIVLGEIDR, encoded by the coding sequence ATGCATCAGGTAGAAATCGCCACTACTCGGGAGTCGCTGCTGGACGCGCCAGAGATGACGCTCAACATGGGTCCGCAGCACCCCAGCACGCACGGCGTGTTGCGCGTGATCCTGAAGCTCGATGGCGAGACGGTGATCGATCTCGATTGCGACATCGGCTATCTGCATCGCGGCATGGAGAAAATTGCCGAGAACCGGATGTACACGATGATCGCGCCGTATTGGGATCGCCTGGATTACATCGCGGCGGTTTCCAACGGCTTGGTTTGGGTTGAGACCGTTGAGCAGATGATGGGACTCGATGTCCCGCCGCGGGCGCATTACCTGCGCACCATCCTGACTGAGTTGAATCGGATCGCCTCGCACCTGCTCTGGCTCGGCACGCACGCGCTCGACATCGGCGCTGTCACCATCCTGCTATGGGCGTTTCGTGAACGTGAAGAGATCCTGAAAATTTTCGAACGCCAGTTCGGTGCGCGGCTGACTTGTCACGCGTGGCGCGTTGGGGGAATGCCGAACGATGCCTACGACGATTTCGAAGCAGACGTGCGGCAGTTTATCGGCAATATCTCGGGACGGTTGGACGAGTACGAAACGGTCCTGTCTGAGAACCGCATTTGGTTGAGTCGCACCGTCGGCATCGGCGTGATTTCCGGAGAAGACGCGATCGCGATCGGTCTGTCGGGTCCGGCATTGCGCGGTTCCGGCGTCGCCTGGGACATTCGCAAGTCGCGACCGTACGCCGCGTACGCCGACATGGATTTCGAAGTGCCGCTCGGCGAAAACGGCGACACGTACGATCGCTACCTGGTGCGCATGGAAGAGATGCGGCAATCGCGACGCATCATTGAGCAGGCGATGGACAAACTGCCTGACGGTCCGGTGAACGCAAAAGTGCCGAAGCTGATTAAACCGCCGGTGGGCGATTACTATCACTCAATCGAAGGACCGAAAGGCGAGATTGGCTGTTACCTTGTTTCCGACGGAACGCAGCAGCCCTGGCGCATGCGTGTTCGGCCGCCGTGCTTCATTAACTTGCAGTCGCTGAAGAAGCTCTGCATCGGCCATCTGGTCGCGGACGTGGTCGCGATTATCGGAACGCTGGATATTGTTCTGGGTGAGATCGATAGATAG
- a CDS encoding NADH-quinone oxidoreductase subunit C, protein MAQEGKPPESGAPTDAPTDAAPQTDARADTPSPLSADAEKDAQVEAAKARVVAAKEAAQKAAPAAPGAPKPPVKKREEGPKPTDASNHPLVKKLGDKCAGAVTEATEFLGQLSIRIERSRIVEVCNALKADAETPFDYLSDLTCVHWPDNREAPLEVVYQLYSIANNERVRLKVATNGAGVESVTSVWPAADWPEREVYDLFGVVFHNHPDLRRILLPPDWDGHPLRKDYPLEFIENAWTERHLPEFSDVQREQVEQRRTYGLEILSVPQEREVRELFRGSKEVMPKDK, encoded by the coding sequence ATGGCACAGGAAGGCAAACCTCCAGAGTCTGGAGCACCGACGGACGCACCTACCGACGCAGCGCCGCAGACGGACGCGCGCGCTGACACGCCATCTCCACTTTCAGCCGATGCCGAAAAAGACGCGCAAGTAGAAGCGGCGAAAGCACGTGTGGTCGCCGCGAAAGAAGCCGCGCAGAAAGCTGCCCCGGCTGCGCCCGGTGCACCAAAGCCGCCAGTTAAGAAGAGAGAAGAAGGACCGAAGCCCACTGATGCTTCAAATCATCCGCTCGTCAAAAAACTGGGTGACAAGTGCGCCGGCGCGGTGACCGAAGCGACTGAGTTCCTCGGCCAGTTGTCGATTCGCATTGAGCGTTCGCGCATCGTTGAAGTATGCAACGCTTTGAAAGCGGATGCTGAGACGCCTTTTGACTATCTTTCGGACTTAACCTGCGTTCATTGGCCGGATAATAGGGAAGCGCCGCTGGAAGTTGTCTATCAGCTGTACTCGATTGCGAATAACGAACGCGTGCGGCTGAAAGTCGCGACGAATGGCGCCGGCGTCGAAAGCGTCACGAGTGTCTGGCCCGCGGCCGACTGGCCGGAACGCGAAGTTTACGATCTGTTCGGCGTCGTCTTTCACAATCATCCGGACTTGCGACGCATCCTGCTGCCGCCGGATTGGGACGGGCATCCTTTGCGCAAAGATTACCCGCTGGAATTTATTGAGAACGCCTGGACTGAGCGCCATCTGCCTGAGTTCTCGGATGTGCAGCGCGAACAAGTTGAGCAGAGGCGAACGTACGGGCTTGAGATTTTGTCGGTTCCGCAGGAACGTGAAGTGCGAGAGTTGTTCCGCGGCAGCAAAGAAGTGATGCCCAAGGATAAGTAA